The genomic stretch AACTCTCCCGCGATGAAGTGGCGGTTGTTCATCACGCGGATGTGGAACGGGATGGTGGTCTTCACCCCGGTGACCACGTACTCGGCCAGCGCGCGCTTCATCCGGGCGATCGCCTCCGTCCGGTCCTTCCCCCACGCGACGAGCTTCGAGATGATCGGGTCGTAGTAGATCGGGATCTCGAACCCGGCGTACATCCCCGAGTCGTCCCGCACGCCGGGCCCGCCCGGGATCCGCAGCGACGTGACCGTGCCCGGGCACGGCATGAAGCCGCGTTCCGGGTCCTCGGCGTACACCCGGCACTCGATGGCGTGCCCCGTCTGCTTCACGTCCTCCTGCCGCACCCCGAGCTTCTCCCCCGCCGCCACGCGGATCTGCTCCTTCACGATGTCGACGCCGGTCACCATCTCGGTGATCGGGTGCTCCACCTGGAGTCGCGTGTTCATCGCGAGGAAGAAGAAGTTCCGCTTGC from Deltaproteobacteria bacterium encodes the following:
- a CDS encoding acetyl-CoA carboxylase biotin carboxylase subunit (catalyzes the ATP-dependent carboxylation of a covalently attached biotin and the transfer of the carboxyl group to pyruvate forming oxaloacetate), whose protein sequence is KRNFFFLAMNTRLQVEHPITEMVTGVDIVKEQIRVAAGEKLGVRQEDVKQTGHAIECRVYAEDPERGFMPCPGTVTSLRIPGGPGVRDDSGMYAGFEIPIYYDPIISKLVAWGKDRTEAIARMKRALAEYVVTGVKTTIPFHIRVMNNRHFIAGEFDTDFIDKVFFKEEEARKLENEEVALLTAAIQLFTEERKRAVSQQPGGTGGPVSMWKYSTRPGIRKIG